The Vibrio bathopelagicus genomic sequence ACCGGTTGAACAAGCACACTCTGAATATATCGAATCAAGAGGCGGTAATCCCTTCATGCAGATTACCGTTCCAGAAGCGAGTAAAAAGCTTATTCAATCTGTCGGACGGTTACTGCGTAAAGAAAGAGATTCTGGTAAAGTCACGATCCTTGATCGGCGCATAGTGACGAAGCGTTACGGGAAATCCTTACTCGACTCGTTACCGCCTTTTAAAAGAACAATAAAATACTAATTTAGCCATCGTATCGGTGGCTCTGGGTCTACCATCGCTTGACCTTTGCATTCACAACTGTGCATGGCTAACCCTCAAGTTACCCATGCTGCTGCCCTACCAGCACATAACGAGAACAATAGCTATTTATGGAAATGATTGAACCAACCATGTTGGTTGTACTTGCTTTGGTTGCATTTGCAGCTGGCTTTATTGATGCTGTGGCTGGCGGAGGCGGAATGCTAACCGTCCCTGCTTTGTTATCATTAGGTCTGCCGCCACACATTGCGCTTGGTACCAATAAACTTGCCGCGACCTTTGCCTCATCAACGGCCGCTGTCACTTATTATCGTAAAAAGCTATTTAAACCTGAATGTTGGATAAACGCGTTCATTGCGACATTAATTGGCGCAACCATAGGTACCCTAGCGGTCGATGCTATTAGCACAGAGTGGCTAGAGAAAGTTCTACCATTGGTCATTCTGGCTGCCGCAGTCTATACCATTTTTCATAAGACACCGAACGCTAATCACAACGTGTCACCTAAGCCTTGCCCTGTTCTTAAGAAAAAACAAAAGTACCAAGGGTTCATACTGGGGTTTTATGATGGAGTTGCAGGCCCAGGTACTGGTGCTTTTTGGACGGTTAGCTCTATGGCCCTTTATCGTCTAAATATATTGCTTGCTTCAGGCCTATCAAAAGCAATGAACTTCACCAGTAACTTCACCTCTCTAGTTACTTTTGCGATCCTTGGGCATATCGATTGGGTGCTTGGTTTAACCATGGGTGTATGCTTAATGGCAGGTGCATTCGTAGGGGCACACTCCGCCATTCGTTTTGGCGCCACTTTTATAAGACCTGTGTTTGTTACTGTTGTTAGCGTTCTTGCGATTAAACTGGCTTACGAAGCGTGGTTTGTAAACTTATAGCCACCAGCGTTCGGGAAGAGACATGAATCATTTTTCAAAGCTTAAAAGTGTCCTTGATACCTTGATTGGCCATTGCTCTCAAGTTGATAAATCGAGGGGCGCTTACCATCAAGCATTATTCGACAGAACCTTATTTAAATGTAGTGCGTCTATTTTACTTCCCTACGCAATGGAAGCTCAGACCACCTACCGCACCATATTACGAGAGCAGGCCAATAACCAACTCACTGCATCTCGAGCGACTTACCTGACCGATAAGTTAACCAATCAGATAGCAGCTGTCCAAAGAGAGTTAGCCAATCATGATTTAAGGTTAGATCGAAAAAGTAAGTTGGGGAAAAGTCTCAATGACTTGTATAACGAACTCGCTCAGCACCAAGATTGGCAAAAGCGATTGGTCGATTTAGTACGAATACGAAAATTAGCGTTTGAATCCGCACCTCGTCACAGCAAGAAAAAAGCGGAAGAGGCCTGGCAGTTAGCAAAAGAACGATTAGAACGCTGCGAAGACTCAATGAAAAATATTGAAAGATTGATCAACTTAGAGAACCCTAAGCGAAATGAGCACTGATAACACATCGTCACCACTGGATAACGCCTCAGAAGAAGTTAAGTTAGCTGTCGACCTGATCTATCTACTCGAAAGCAACGAAATCGACCCAAAAGTAGCGTTAGAGGCAATTAAAATTGTCCAACAAGATTTACAAGCCAAACTAGCATCTAGCATCTAGCATCTAGCATCTAGCATAAATATAGACAGGATTCACATGTACCAACTTAGCTTTTCTATGCCCGAGTTTCTTGAAAACTACTGGCATAAAAAACCAACCATCTTGAAAGGTGGATTCCAAAACTTCGTCGACCCTATTTCACCAGAAGAACTTGCTGGTTTATCGATGGAAGAAGAAGTGGATTCTCGCTTTGTATCTAACCTTGATAATAAATGGGAAGCAGAACACGGCCCCTTCTCTGAGGATAAGTTCGGTGAACTCACCGAAACTCATTGGCAACTAGTGGTGCAAGCAGCAAACCATTGGCACCAAGGCGCTAACCAGTTGACTGAAGCTTTTCAACAATTGCCAAATTGGTTATTCGACGATCTGATGATCTGCTACTCAGCACCTGAAGGTGGTGTAGGTCCACATATCGATCAATACGATGTGTTCATCATCCAAGGTCAAGGTAAGCGACAATGGAAGGTTGGAGCAAAAGATATAGGTCAGTACCAAGAAACCATTCAAGCTTCTGCTCTTCGTCAAATTGAAGGTTTTGATCCAATCATTGATGAAACTTTAGAGCCTGGCGATATTCTTTACATCCCACCAGGCTTCCCTCATGAAGGAACAACCTTAGAACCTTCAATGAGCTACTCTATTGGTTACCGTTCACCAAAAGAACAGGAGCTAATCAGCAACTTTGCAGATTTTGTACTGGCGCATGATATGGGTGACGTTCACCTGCATGATCCTGAATTCAAATCTCAAGATAACTATGGCAAGATTCGCGCGTCTGATTTGAATAACCTAACGGAGATGTTGATGTCAGCGCTTGAAGAGCCAGAAACTATCAATGACTTCATGGGCTGTCTGCTAAGCCAATCACGCCACCAACTTGATATCGTTGCGCCTGAGCCGCTATGGACAGCAGAAGAGATCGCTCAACACCTAGAGTCAGAAGGTGAGATCCACCGTGTATCTGGCTTAAAAGCGCTCTACCACGAGAATGAAAGCAACACGGCTTACATCAATGGTGAAGTGGTCAAGATTGAAGAAGCGGATTCATCACTACTAAACGTACTTTGTGACGACGAGGTGATTAATTCAGCAACCATGTTGTCTCCTTCCGGTGTAACTGTCGTGACTGAATTAGTGAACAAAGGCTACTGGTTCATCGAGGACTAATATCTCGATAACGAGTTACCCTATCCAATAGTAAAACAGTCCAACAGCCGCTGTTTCTGAAAGACACAACTAAAAAGGGCCAAATGAAATCTTCATTTGGCCCTTTTCTAATTCAATAGTTTACCTAGCCTTCACCAGCTAAGTCTTAAACAGCTAAACCTTGAACTGATTAACCAATTTCTGTTGCTGTTGAGACAGTTGGTCAATTTCAGTACCAACTTGCTCAGAAGCCGCGGCTTGCTCTAAGATCTTCGCACTTAAGTCACGAATGTTAACAACGCTTTGATTCACTTCACCGGAAACCGATTGTTGCTCTTCGGCTGCTCGAACGATCTGACTGTTCATGTCACTGATCGCCTCAATAGAAGTAAAGATCGAACCCAGATCTTCAACCGCTTTCTGAACGTGCAGTGCTGTATCATTCGCAAGTATGTTGCCTTCTTGTATTGCCTCAACAACGTCTTGCGTTCCAGCGTGAACCTTATCGATCACAGCTCTAATTTCACCAACCGAGGACTGTGTGCGACTCGCTAGGTTTCGAACTTCATCAGCAACCACAGCAAAGCCTCGACCTTGCTCACCAGCCCTCGCCGCTTCAATAGCAGCATTCAAGGCTAGCAAGTTGGTTTGCTCAGAGATCCCCTCAATAACACTTAAGATCTCAGTAATATTGCCGTTATTCTTCGCCAGCTCTTCAACAATCGGAACAGCACTCGACATACGATCCACCAGCTTTCTCATTTCACCCGCGGAAAGTTCGATAACCTCTTGTCCTTGCTGAGCAGAACGATTCGCTTCACAAGCTGCGTCTACCGCGATTTCTGCATTTTGTACCACTAAGCCCGAAGTCTGAGTCATCTCTTCGGCAGCGGTAGCCACTAGATCCACTTCTTTGAATTGAGATTCACTGCTTTCACGCGTACTCGACGCAGACGATTTAGCCTGACTGGTTGTATTCGCGACTTGCTCTGTGGTTTGAATGACTTCTTTGATCGTGTGTTGAAGTTTATCTAAGAATTGGTTGAAGCCTTTCGATAGTTGGCCGATCTCATCTTGCGATTTAACTTCTAATCGCTGAGTAAGGTCACCTTCACCAGAAGCAATGTCATTGAGTCTCTCAACAACTTGTCGAATAGGCCTAACGATAGACAGTGACGCAAAAGCGATGATTGCTAGTCCGAAAACAATGAAAATGATGCCAGCGATCACTTCCGTCTTAATGCCTTCGCTCAACTTAGCGCTGATAATAGAATCGAGTCGACTTGCATCTGCAACCACACTCTCTCTTGGGATCTCAAACAGCACGCCCCAAGTTTGGTTAGCGGCCACAACAGGAGCAAATGCGAGTAACCACTCACCGTTCTCACTCCACTGAGTCGTCACTTCACCACCAAAGATAAAGTCAGTCATCAAATCACTGTTTGTGTTGTCACTTTGAAAACTTGAACCAACCGCAATACTCGAGTCATCAGAAGCGATCACCGATCCATCTAGGCTAACTACATAGACCGCACCTGCACCATCAAACAAGCTTTGATCGGATTGAGTGACCACATTGGTTAAACCATCTAATCTTAGGTCAATCCCTAAGAAACCGATCGCCATATCATCGACTAAAATGGGCACAGAGATTGAAGAGGTAAGTAATGCTTTACCACCACTATTGACGACTCTAGGCGTACTGATACAAGTTTGCCCAGAAGACAGAGGACAGTAAAAACGTTCGCTATTACTGCCATCGCTTAAGCTCGATTCTGAAAGCACATTCGACAGAACATTCTCACCGTTATCGGCAACCTTCCAGTAAGGCGCAAAGCGGCCTTTTTCGTTAGACCCAACATAATCGGCATCGACATAGTTCGTGTCTTCGCCGTCAAGTAAATCTGGTTTAAAGACTAAATACGCACCTTGGATAGAATCAAAGTTCAAAACAGAGCGACGAACCATTTCATCTAACGCAGTACGAAGTTCTTCACTTGGCGTAAAGTTCTCATCCGCATTGTTCTTCAAAAACTGAGCACTGGCTGCAAGCATTTCGGCTCGGTAGATGGCTTCATCGACATAGCGTTGAGTTTCTTGAGCATTGAGCTGGGAAACAGACGCGAGCAATTGCTGAGTTTTATTGATAACTGATTCTGAACTTTGAGATTTTATGACTTGTTGATTACTCGTCGCGTTGTAGATCGAGAAACCAATAAGAGACAGTGAAGTAATGATTAGGCAACAACCTGCTAAGAGGGTGATTTTCCACTGTACCGATAGAGAGCGCATTTAATATCCTTATTTAAGCCAAAAGACTTCCATGACCGTCACTATCACATTGATGCTCAATTGCAGTGCACAATGTAAATAAATGAGATGAATAGCTTAGCCGATGATTACATCACAAATTTCACACATATAAAACGAAAGTTTATAGAAATGTTAATAAGTCGTGTCATTTATCTTTTGTTTCTATGATTTCAAGAGCTTTCGCCTTGTCACTCTAAGTAAATTATTGAAGCAAGAACGCCCAACTAGCTATGCTCACGACCTAGAGAGACGTTTTAAACTATCACCATTAAAGGGAATGTTGTTTTCGAAAGGCAACCTTTATTCGCGACATTTCAAGTAAGACTAATCACCCTTTATCTCTTTAAATCCATCAATTTCGGATTATTTTTTCTAATCCAAACTATAGATTTTTATCTTGATCAACTTCACACTTTTTGATTGCTAAGTCGCCATTCAAGCTCTAATATCTCGCGCCTAGATTCCCTGAATACTTTATTCATTTGGCTCTCCTCAATGGAGCGCTAAGGCTTTTTACGTCTTTAATTTTTGGAGAGATACGCAAATGTCTGCCTCGTTTCCATTAGCGAAACTTACCTTTTTAATCGCAATTCTGACTGCCGTAGGTCAAATGACTCAAACGATGTACGTGCCTTCTATCGGTCATATGTCGGGTGAGTTCTTGGTTTCTGCGTCTTCACTTCAAGCGGTGATGGCGTGTTACCTGATCCCTTACGGTCTGTCACAATTTGTCTACGGCCCGCTTTCTGATCGCCTAGGTCGTAAACCCATCATCGTTGCTGGTTTGATCATCTATATCATCGGTACGTTGGTTGCATTATTCGCTCATGAATATGAATGGTTCTTAGCTGGTAGCTTTATCCAAGGTTTGGGCATCGGTTGTGGTGGTGCGATGTCTCGTACATTGACTCGCGACTGTTTTGAAGGTGCAGAACTTCACCGCGCAAATAGCTTAATCAGCATGTGTGTAATTTTCTCACCATTGATGGCTCCTGTACTGGGTGGCTATCTAACAGAAGCTTTCGGCTGGCGTTCTAGCTACTTGTTCCTTGCGCTGTTTGGTATCGCTGTAGTGATCACCATGATGACGAGTATGATGGAAACTCTGCCAAAAGAACGACGCAAACAAGAATCGGTTGTAAACAGCTACAAATTCGTTCTGTCTGATAAACGTTTTCAAGGCTTCTTACTAATACTGGTCGCAACCTTTGCTGGCGTAGCTGTATTTGAAGCAGCGGCAGGTGTGCTACTTGGCGGCGTACTTGGTTTACCTGCAACCACAGTAAGCTTATTGTTTGTTTTGCCCATTCCGGGTTACTTAGTCGGTGCAGGCCTATCTAGCTACATCGCACAACGTCGCTCTGAGCGCCGCGCACTGAATGTTGGCCTAGTGTCGATCTTAGTCGGCTCTGCCGTGGTGCTGATACCGGGTCTGTTTGGTCAAACAACAGCATTAACTTTGATTGGCGGTGCAACCATTTACTTCTTGGGTGCTGGTATCCTATTTCCAGCAGCAACAACAGGGGCACTGTCGCCATTCCCATACCATGCAGGTACAGGAGGAGCGATCTTAGGTGGCATGCAGAACCTAGGTGCTGGCATCGCAACACTATTGGCATCGTTCTTCCCTGCTCAAGACCAGTTGCCACTCGGTTGCTTGATGATCGTAATGTCATTTATCGTTATGCTTGGTTTACGTTGGGTCAATCGTAAACATGACCACTCAAACGAAATGCCATTGGCAATCTAAAATAAGAATCTATTTCTGCCCAAACAGAGAATAGGGACATACTGAAAAGTGTGTCCCTTTTTTGTTGCACGTTTTTCCCTTCACCTATCACTCGCCAACCATTTCATTTAACATTAATTTGATTTTTTAAGAACAATAACAGACACTTACAAAAAAGTGCATACCCAGAATCCAATTATAAATAATATCACTGGAAGAACATCAACGTACCTAAGCTCCGATTACAAAGGATGCTGGCATTAAAACGAGTAAGGTACACAATAGGATATAAAGATGCGTTTCGCTTTAACCACATTAGCCGTATCGGTCGCGCTTGTCGCCGGATGCAGCAATCAAGGAATACCAACCATGAACCACTACTCTCAATCGCAACTCGTCGCTCAGCAAACCAAAGCTCCCGTTGCTAAGAAAGTCCCTCATGCAATGACGATTCATGGTGACACTAGAATCGATGATTACTACTGGATGCGCGATGACGAACGCCAAGACCCAGAGATCTTACAACACCTTGAGCAAGAGAATCAGTACGCAGAGACCGTGTTGAAACACACTGATGCATTACAAGAACAGTTATTTGAAGAGATCAAAGGCCGAATCGCGAAAGATGACAATTCAGTACCAGTTCGCAAAGGCAGCTACTTCTACTCGAATGAAGTCACGGG encodes the following:
- a CDS encoding sulfite exporter TauE/SafE family protein; this encodes MEMIEPTMLVVLALVAFAAGFIDAVAGGGGMLTVPALLSLGLPPHIALGTNKLAATFASSTAAVTYYRKKLFKPECWINAFIATLIGATIGTLAVDAISTEWLEKVLPLVILAAAVYTIFHKTPNANHNVSPKPCPVLKKKQKYQGFILGFYDGVAGPGTGAFWTVSSMALYRLNILLASGLSKAMNFTSNFTSLVTFAILGHIDWVLGLTMGVCLMAGAFVGAHSAIRFGATFIRPVFVTVVSVLAIKLAYEAWFVNL
- a CDS encoding primosomal replication protein → MNHFSKLKSVLDTLIGHCSQVDKSRGAYHQALFDRTLFKCSASILLPYAMEAQTTYRTILREQANNQLTASRATYLTDKLTNQIAAVQRELANHDLRLDRKSKLGKSLNDLYNELAQHQDWQKRLVDLVRIRKLAFESAPRHSKKKAEEAWQLAKERLERCEDSMKNIERLINLENPKRNEH
- the rsmS gene encoding pleiotropic regulatory protein RsmS; this translates as MSTDNTSSPLDNASEEVKLAVDLIYLLESNEIDPKVALEAIKIVQQDLQAKLASSI
- a CDS encoding ribosomal protein uL16 3-hydroxylase, with protein sequence MYQLSFSMPEFLENYWHKKPTILKGGFQNFVDPISPEELAGLSMEEEVDSRFVSNLDNKWEAEHGPFSEDKFGELTETHWQLVVQAANHWHQGANQLTEAFQQLPNWLFDDLMICYSAPEGGVGPHIDQYDVFIIQGQGKRQWKVGAKDIGQYQETIQASALRQIEGFDPIIDETLEPGDILYIPPGFPHEGTTLEPSMSYSIGYRSPKEQELISNFADFVLAHDMGDVHLHDPEFKSQDNYGKIRASDLNNLTEMLMSALEEPETINDFMGCLLSQSRHQLDIVAPEPLWTAEEIAQHLESEGEIHRVSGLKALYHENESNTAYINGEVVKIEEADSSLLNVLCDDEVINSATMLSPSGVTVVTELVNKGYWFIED
- a CDS encoding methyl-accepting chemotaxis protein; protein product: MRSLSVQWKITLLAGCCLIITSLSLIGFSIYNATSNQQVIKSQSSESVINKTQQLLASVSQLNAQETQRYVDEAIYRAEMLAASAQFLKNNADENFTPSEELRTALDEMVRRSVLNFDSIQGAYLVFKPDLLDGEDTNYVDADYVGSNEKGRFAPYWKVADNGENVLSNVLSESSLSDGSNSERFYCPLSSGQTCISTPRVVNSGGKALLTSSISVPILVDDMAIGFLGIDLRLDGLTNVVTQSDQSLFDGAGAVYVVSLDGSVIASDDSSIAVGSSFQSDNTNSDLMTDFIFGGEVTTQWSENGEWLLAFAPVVAANQTWGVLFEIPRESVVADASRLDSIISAKLSEGIKTEVIAGIIFIVFGLAIIAFASLSIVRPIRQVVERLNDIASGEGDLTQRLEVKSQDEIGQLSKGFNQFLDKLQHTIKEVIQTTEQVANTTSQAKSSASSTRESSESQFKEVDLVATAAEEMTQTSGLVVQNAEIAVDAACEANRSAQQGQEVIELSAGEMRKLVDRMSSAVPIVEELAKNNGNITEILSVIEGISEQTNLLALNAAIEAARAGEQGRGFAVVADEVRNLASRTQSSVGEIRAVIDKVHAGTQDVVEAIQEGNILANDTALHVQKAVEDLGSIFTSIEAISDMNSQIVRAAEEQQSVSGEVNQSVVNIRDLSAKILEQAAASEQVGTEIDQLSQQQQKLVNQFKV
- the emrD gene encoding multidrug efflux MFS transporter EmrD, whose translation is MSASFPLAKLTFLIAILTAVGQMTQTMYVPSIGHMSGEFLVSASSLQAVMACYLIPYGLSQFVYGPLSDRLGRKPIIVAGLIIYIIGTLVALFAHEYEWFLAGSFIQGLGIGCGGAMSRTLTRDCFEGAELHRANSLISMCVIFSPLMAPVLGGYLTEAFGWRSSYLFLALFGIAVVITMMTSMMETLPKERRKQESVVNSYKFVLSDKRFQGFLLILVATFAGVAVFEAAAGVLLGGVLGLPATTVSLLFVLPIPGYLVGAGLSSYIAQRRSERRALNVGLVSILVGSAVVLIPGLFGQTTALTLIGGATIYFLGAGILFPAATTGALSPFPYHAGTGGAILGGMQNLGAGIATLLASFFPAQDQLPLGCLMIVMSFIVMLGLRWVNRKHDHSNEMPLAI